Within the Prevotella scopos JCM 17725 genome, the region GGCTCAGACATGGACCGCTTGGGCTTTAAGGGCGTCATGCAGTTCCACAAATCAGACATTGCTTTCCAGCTGCAGGTGCGTATCTGCCACATTCTTAACAAAGGACAGCAGCACGTGGGAGAGTCGGAAAAACCTGCAAAGTACTGCAATACGAACAATAGCGAGCATAGCTTCCTATGGGATTTCAACCAGTTACAACCCGGTTGGGATAGCTTTGATATCGACTATCCGCTGTCTGTTCGTGTGATAGCCAATACCAAGGACGGTGAAGACAAGTGTTTTGAGGATGTTAAGCGATTCTATCCTGCTGCCAACAAGGCACAGCTCTGGCGTATGCTGACACAGCCACAAGACTTCTTCACACAGTACAGACATAACGTAGTATTGATGTAAAAACGAATTGGGAAAGATGAATAAGATATTCAAGAACATTCTTTTATTATCATGCGTTGCCGCAGTTTTCACTTCATGTGACAACTTTGTGTTTGGCAATGTACATGTTGATTATAACGAAAATCCCTTAGAAAGTAAGGGATTAGCACGTAGCGGTGCAGACCGTTATGTAGATAGTCTGTCGAAGATTAAGGTTTCTGGGCAGGTGAATAACCCTGACCCAGACGGAGCTTTCAATGGTTGGGCTACCTGCTTGGCTATGTTTAAGGAGGGACACTCCCACGGTGACGGTATGATGCACGGTAACTTCGTCTATCATAACGCCCCTTGGAAGCAGGAGGAGTTTGTCATTATCCGCAACAATACGGCAAAATGGCCTACGGTTGAGGTGCAGCGCCAGAGTACGGTGACGTATCTTGAACAGAGCGATGGTAAGACTGGACCCGATTACATCCGTATCATCGGTGGAAAACTGAAGCGTTGGGGACTCTGCCTCTACTTCTTCGATAAGGAGGGTAAGCTGATGAACGATGATATTCTCGACCACTCTGATGAATATCAGATATTCTTCACGGTGAGCGAGGTCGACGATAAGGGTAATCCTTACGAGGTAATGGACTGCCGTGGTACGTGGAAACCTAAGAAGAACAAGTTTGGTGACTGGAAGAAGGGCGGTACTGTCGACACGACACCAGTACCTTCTCCACTCTTTGCGAATAAGACAACGTGGAAAGAACGTGCCGAACTGACTCCGAAGATATTTGAATATACCTATCGTGACACGTGGATTCATAACGCAATGGCTGACGGAGCGCGTGAGTTGTTCAACCAACGTCTGCTCCCACCGTTGACCCGTGAGGATGCTGACTGGGCGGTTGCACCTTACGACCAAGACCGTGTAGGACTGAAGGGACACTTCAATTTCGATATTGATGCCGATGAAAACGATGCGCTTCATCAAGAGTGGCCATTAGAGATTACACGTCGTTTGGACCCTGCAACGGGTGAAGCGGGCCGTTATACACGTCCGTCTTACCTCTTACCAAAGTTCTATCTGTCTGTAAGAGTGATGAAATGCCCGAAAGGAAAGAAGGCATTGATACCGAAGGACGAGTATCTTAATCGCCATTCAACCTATGTCTTCCGCAGTCCGTTCATCTGTTCGGAGGCTTACAACCCCGATGAACCGAAGGAGTATGGGGCAGATTCAGAATGGAAGGAACTTTTCCGCTTTAATATCCCTATCAAAGTGTTCTGCAGTAGCTTTGATACTGACCCTACAACCATCGACCCGAACGATCCACTCTATTTCTACTTAGGTCACGAAATAGGCTTGTCATCATTAGATGCGTTGGAAGCTTCGCAGAATGTACAGACCCACGGCATTGGTGGTGGCTCTGGTTTCGGAAACTGGTTCTTGTAACATGGACAGAGGGAGTGGATAACGTTGTCACATTGATTGAAACAATACGTCTGTAACTCACAAGCTTTTCTCCTCGGGACAACCGTCCCTCCCACTGCTCACAATGATATAAACATAAAAAGAAGAAAACAAATGATACAAAAGAAGATAGCTGTGTGCCTGCTCTTCGGGCTAACACTCTTAGGTTTGAATAGCTGTACGCGTAATGAAATGCCGGTGAAGCAATCCACCTCTAAGACGAAGTTAGACCATCTGATTATTAAAGAGGTGTTCTATGTAGGACACTATTGGTATCGTGATGTGCGGGCGTGGGGTATGAAAAACCTTAACCAAATGTACAATGACGACCAGTATATTGCCATCTTTAACCCAACTGATGAGGTGAAATATCTTGATGGATTGGCACTCTGCGATAATGCCATCGAACCAAGTAAAGCCATACAATTTGCACCGAAAGACGATTTCGTTAATCGTTACTATGGTGCAGCGGGTATCTCTTACTTCCCTGGTAAGGGTACTGACTATCCCGTAAAACCGGGACAAACCATCATCGTGGCAAAGTATGCCATTGACCATAAGGCTAAGTTTGAAGCTGAATTGGAAGGTGAGGACTTGAGTATGTATGGCGGATTGAATGCCTTCTTAGACTTGAGTAAGGCTGATTTCGAGTGGACAAACATCAATTATGACCCGGGAAAGAAGAACAATCCTGACGTGCCAGACATGAACGCCATCCTGACATCAACTGATTCGCGTGGCAACATTGGTCCTGCTTACGAGTTCTCTCACATCTCTGAGAGTAATGGTATTGCCCTGATAAAACTGCCGTGGACACCAGAGGAGTTTAAGAAGAACTATGCTGACACAAAGGATGGCAAGGGTTACCTGCATTACATCACCGTGACAAGTAGTGCGTTCGGCGACTTCTATGCTATCGAAATACCATTCGAATGTGTTATCGACTGTATCACCATCTGTCCTCGTCGTATGTTCCAGATGCGACCAAGTAAGCTCGACAGAGGCTACAATGCTGTCACTGACGTGTCCTTCTCTAGCTTAAAGCAAAGCGATTACCCCATCTCTTCTGGTCTGGCGCTAATCAGAAAATGGGATGGTAAGAAATTCGTGGATGACAACAACACAACCGCCGACTTTGAAGTGAAAGTTGCTTCGCTATCAAGAAAAGATGAGAAGGGCAACCCGGTAAAGTAAAAGTAAAAGGATAAAAATCGAAAAGATTAAATATTGAGAAAGAAATTAGGCTGTATTAAAACAGGTTGCTCCTGGTTTAATACAGCCTTTTTCGTAGCTTAGCAAGAAAGGGGAAATGCTTCTTTCATTTGCATCATGGAATCCTTTAAGATCTTCCGGAATTTAATGTGATGCTATGATGTCCTTTATACCACTTGTTTACTTTTCCCGAAGCTCTTTTACTTTTTACCTTTATCTGTTTCTTTCCACAGTTGGAACAGCGCAGGCACAAAGATGCAGAGCGAGAAGAACAAACCACCGTACATCATACGGTTGTTGCCATGAAAGAAGTCGATGAGCTTTCCATCATTCATCTGTGGCATGAGGTTGAACATGAGGTAAGCCACACTATTGTTTACCCAATGCAAGACAAGACCTGGAAGGATACTATTCGTACGACTATACAGCCAACCCAACAACAAACCGATAACAAAAGCATGCAGACCCTGTGCTAAGTTCAGATGGATAACGCCAAAGATGAGTGCTGGGATGACAATTGCTATCCATCGGTTCCGCTCACCCAGTGCATTTTGCAGAACCCGCTGAATGGCTCCACGAAAGACAATCTCCTCCGCTATTGGAACCATGATGCCCAAAGCGATATATCCCCACGAAACCTTCATGATACTTTCAAACATCGCCTGTGTTCCTTCGGGCATCGTAAGGTTTATTTTTTCAACGATGAACTCCATGGGAAGAATAGAACCTAAAGCCAGTAAGCCCGACCAAATGAATACGCCCCATGGACGCGTTTTCAAATAGTTGCGAGAGACGGGTGCCCACTTTGTTGCAACAAATAAGACAAACGTTATCAGACTACTGACAACCGCAGTCATTGCAAGGCTTTCACCATCCTTTATCATGTCAACGCCGTTCGTAGCCTGCGGACTTCTCAACAGACTGACGAACTGACTCCCTGCAAACAGAGAAAGGCTTTGTATCAAGACAAAAAGCGAAACAAATAAGATGATATAGAGCGCTGCGCTCAACACGTTTTTATTATTCATTTTTACGAATCTTACTGCTTATTAATAATATTCTCTTCTATCTTATAAGCTTCATCAAATAAGCGGTTGATATGGTCTTTATCTTGCTTCAACTGCTCTGATAAAGCCTCCAAGGAGTCAAACTTATGCTCATCCCTAATCTTGCTGACGAAGCTAACAATGACCTCTTGCCCATAGAGATTGCCCGTAAAATTGAAGAGGTTCACCTCAACCGACAACGTTGTGCCATCAAAGGTTGGACGCCTTCCAATATTCATCATCCCTCGTTTCCAGCCTACAGAATCCTTCAGACGTACCATCACAGCATAAACACCCGGCGCAGGAAGGAGTTGATGACAATCATTCACATCGAGATTAGCTGTTGGGAAACCCATCTTACGCCCATTCTGATAGCCAGTCACAATGCGACTCTCTATCGAATAATGATAACCTAAAAGGCGATTGGCTGCCTCAATCTCTCCCTCACGAAGGTAATTTCTTATGATCGATGAACTTACCTTCTCATCATCCGGCAGGAAGGCATCGGCACCGATAACCTCAATGCCCAACGCCTTACCATACTGAACATAGTCTTCAAAACGTTCAGAGCGGTTATGCCCGAAACGATTGTCGTAACCAATGACAAGTTTCTTCACATTCAACTGTTTGCATAACACCTCCTGCATGAAGTCATACGCAGAGAGTGATGCTAACGCAGCATCAAAATGTAACACAAAAGCATTGTCAATATGCGTCTTCGAGAGTAGCAACAACTTTTCATCGAGTGTCGAAAGTAATTCTGGTTGGTAATCAGTCTGCAACACCTGACGCGGATGCTGGTCGAAGGTGATGACAGCTGACGCCATCCCTACTCGTTCAGCCTCATCAATGACACGACGAATCAAGAACTGATGTCCACGATGCACACCATCAAAAAAACCAATGGTAGTCACCTGTCCACCCAGCTCGTACTCCTCGCCCTGTTTAATATATATAGTATTCAAACTTCTTGTCTTAAAAATTCTTTATTACCTGCAAAGGTACTCCAAATCAGCCACAAACCCACGCTATCGCATTCAAAATGTGTTAAAACATTAAATTTCCTTACTATCTTTTCTCCTTTTTCCATTTATTTCATTATCTTTGCACCCGAATTTGTAAAATTCAGGACTTGTAGCTCAGTTGGTTAGAGCAACAGACTCATAATCTGGAGGTCCCTGGTTCAAGCCCAGGCTGGTCCACAAAGGGAAAAGAAGAGCTTTACACTATACTGTAAGGCTCTTTTTTGTTGGTAATCAAGTAGTTTCATCAGTAGGTTATGATGGCTATAACGGTTCATTTGTTGTAAAATCCCTCTATCTTCTCCTTAGTTTAGAACGCACATATCACGCTATTTTGAGCAAAATTTCAGCTAATTTATCCACTTGTTGACCTCCTGTTGACCTATTGTTGACCCGAGGTTGACCTCAAAACGAGAGATTATGCTGACAATTAAAGCAGAAATTCAGAGAGACAAGTTAAGGCAAGATGGTAGTTACAATGTCCGCATCAGGTTTACGAAGGACCGTAAGGTAAAGCGTATTTCCACAAGTTTGTTTGCAACAAAATCCGATTTAACTGACAGGTTTACTATCAAGGAAGATTCTCTTATCAAGCAGGAAGCGGACATACTTATCCTGCATTACCGTAAGATGTTTAATGAAATGCACTTAGAAACAGAGCCGCTTGACGTAAACGAGATTGTAGAACGACTGAACAGCAGGGACAAAAGCGACAAACCAGTAGATTTTATCCTGTTCGCTAAGGAATGGATTGCCAATTCCACGTTAAAGGGAGCAGTCAACTATACCTCCGCACTTAACAGCCTCATCCGATTCAACAAAAGTGAGAAGCTGTACACGCATCAAATTACAAGTGATTTTCTGCAAGAGTTTATGGCATTCTTACTCAATGAAAGCAAAGAACGAGCGGAACAATTGAAAAAGAAAGGCAAGCGTGTTCCCTCTACTCGCAGCACCTCCCTTTACTTGATGGGCATTCGTAGATTGTTTAAGGAGGCTGTAAAGCAATACAACAAGCCAGACCAAGGGCTAATCCGTATCAAGAATACCCCATTTGCTTATTTCCAAATCCCCAAACAGCAGGCAACACGAAAAAGAGCTATCACAGCAGAATTAATCCGTAAGATAGAGCAGTTACCGTATCAGACAGTTTATAAAGGCATACATCACACCAACCGCTTCAATCTCGCAAAGGATTGTTTTATCCTCTCATTTTGCATGATAGGAATAAATTCTGTGGATTTATTTAACGCAACCGAATATGATGGCAATACGCTTACTTACTATCGTACTAAGACGAGAGACAGGAGAATGGATAAAGCTAAGATGATAGTAACAGTTCCTAAGATATTGCATCCTTTATTTGAGAAGTACAAGGATACAACAGGCAAACGGATATTCAATTTCTACCAGAATTATGTCAATGAGAAAGCCTTTAACAAAGCCATCAACAAGGGATTGAAAGAGATTGGTAGTATTCTTAAAATTGAGGATTTAGAATATTATGCTGCACGCCATTCTTGGGCTACCATTGCCCTTAACAAAGTTGGAGTAAGCAAATACGTGGTACACGAAGCCCTCAATCATATTGACGAATCTATGCGAGTAACCGACATTTACATTGAGCGTGATTTCTCGAATGAGAATAAGGCAAATGCAAAAGTCGTAAAATACGTGTTCGGGAAATAATGTGACAGAATATAACGAAAAAAAGTTTTATACCCCTTGTTTAGAAAATGTCACCCAAAGAAAACTCCATCGGCTCTAATGCAGGTGGAGTCTTTTTATTACCTTTGCAAGAAAAATAAGACAAATGACATTAGATTTTCCCATCATAGATTTAAAACGATTGTATGCAGGTTTGCATGAATGCTATGGTTTCGATTATAGTGAACTTAGCGAAGAGTTTTCTTTGATACTCCAGCAACATTATCCCTTTAAGCACGAAGCTGAAATACTTGCTAAAGCAACTACCGAAGAAGGTAAAGTAGATATACAGAAATTTGCTTTAGAAACTAACGATTGCGTTGCCATTCCCATAACAACAGAATTTGCAAAGCAAGTGAAAGATTTTTATTCCATTTTCTCATCTGTTTTCATTCCTGAATTAGACGGTAGTGCTATTTATTATGAAGCACTGTGTCTAATGGCTGCAATCTATTATAGGGACAAACATCATCTTTTCTCCGAAATACACGAGGATATTATGAATGACTATTTTGTTTATTCACGTAGAATTCGCCCAGACCAATTAAAGCTATTTATTGAACTGTGTAAAGGACGTAAAAGGACGTGGGATAATATTAAAATATCTGTTGGCAATAATAGCCCTGTATTTTTGGGTAATTATGAATGGTGGCTCTCCCAAAAATTATTCGAAATATTACGGAAAGATTTAGGAGATATTACCGTAGAGAAAGCTGAAAAAGAGTTAAAGGAGTTATACTCTGATGAACGTGGGCGAAAAAGTACTGATCCTCACCTCAATTATTTCATGCTGGGTTCTTTTCTTTATATACGCAAGTTTTTAATTCAAGATAAAGACAAAGTTACAATAGCACAATGCAATTTTTTGCAGAAGTACTTAACAACCTTTGGGATTCTTGATAAACAAGACAAGAACTACCAAATTAACAACCTACAATCAACTATCAAAAGTCTATTAAGTGGCAAAAATAATCCCATTCAAAAGCATATAAAGGAAAGAGAATACAGGTGTAACTTTGATATTATAAAATAGCATACGATTACATACTTTTTCAAAGGAAATGACAAATTAGAACGTCATTTCCTTTTTTTGTGTCAGTACTTTATTATAGAGATTATCTGTTCGTTGTACCAAACTTCATCTTTATCTACAAGGGACAAAGAATATGACAGTAAAAATCCCTTATTCCTTTAATACGTGTTGGTGTCAATATTGAAAATATATTGGCAAATTAGAACCTATCGCTGTAAAGGTTAAGTGATTTTATAATATGTTAGTAAATAAATCCAAGTTAGAAATAATCAATGCAGAGACATCTGCAAGTACAGTAACTCAAAACAAAGAAAGCATGAGTAAAGAAACATTCACATTACCGACTTCACAGAAAGCACAAAACCAGTATGACAACATTGGAGCTTACAACCAACTCCAAGCGATGATGAAAGCAGGGCAGAAGTTATCTGTCAAATTCTATACAGGAAAGGACAACAAGCCATGTGCTTGGATTGAGAGTAAGCAAGTGGCAGGATTTAGGTACGAACTTAAAGACACAAGTTTTAAAGGTTTGATGAACTACCTCATATCAGGTGAGGTTACTGATTTTGACTCTTCGCCTATGAAAGTTCAGCCTTTGAAAGAGGGAACCAATTATGCCCTCTTAGTGCTGAAGTTGATGCTGGAAGAAGACTGGGGCATCCAGTTCACACCTCTTTTCAGAGGAAGGTCTAACTACATTACAGCTCAAAAAGTGTTGTGGAAAGGAAAAATATATTTCCAAATTCCAAGGACGGAAGAAAATATAGAATTACTACGAGATTACAATGTAGCCATCTAAACAGGAATAGGAGGAGGGCTTAAATTCCCTCCTCCATAATAAAAAATTAAATATGGAGAAGAAATTTGAAATCTCAGTGAGTTACGGCAAGGTACAACATCTTTCAGAAGTCCTGCCATTGATTCTAACAAATACAATCCTTTGCAAGACACTTACTGGCATAGGAGCAACTTACGGAGAAATTCGGTCTGCCAGAAACTCTATCATCATAGAGCCGAACAGACCTGTTATATATGGGAAGTGTCGTGCCCCAAAACATAAAAATGACAATCTGTTTGGAGTTTACGAGGGCATCTATACCCAAGACATTGTTAACTACATCATAAAATCTCAAGACATGAACAAGAAGATAAAGATACTGACCACTCCCGAGAGCTTCTACAAGGTGAGAACAGCATTTGAACAGATGGGGATAGATATTCGGACAGACGGTTATTTCCTATTGTTCGATGAGTGCCAGAAGATTGTTAAAGACTGTGGCTATCGTAAAAACATATCACTGCCAATGGATTTCTTCTTTGAGTGTCAAGACAAAGCTATGGTTTCTGCTACACCTCCATCAGAGTTTGCAGACTCACGGTTTGAGAATTTTGATATTCTCATCATCCAA harbors:
- a CDS encoding DUF4876 domain-containing protein; this translates as MIQKKIAVCLLFGLTLLGLNSCTRNEMPVKQSTSKTKLDHLIIKEVFYVGHYWYRDVRAWGMKNLNQMYNDDQYIAIFNPTDEVKYLDGLALCDNAIEPSKAIQFAPKDDFVNRYYGAAGISYFPGKGTDYPVKPGQTIIVAKYAIDHKAKFEAELEGEDLSMYGGLNAFLDLSKADFEWTNINYDPGKKNNPDVPDMNAILTSTDSRGNIGPAYEFSHISESNGIALIKLPWTPEEFKKNYADTKDGKGYLHYITVTSSAFGDFYAIEIPFECVIDCITICPRRMFQMRPSKLDRGYNAVTDVSFSSLKQSDYPISSGLALIRKWDGKKFVDDNNTTADFEVKVASLSRKDEKGNPVK
- a CDS encoding CPBP family intramembrane glutamic endopeptidase, which produces MNNKNVLSAALYIILFVSLFVLIQSLSLFAGSQFVSLLRSPQATNGVDMIKDGESLAMTAVVSSLITFVLFVATKWAPVSRNYLKTRPWGVFIWSGLLALGSILPMEFIVEKINLTMPEGTQAMFESIMKVSWGYIALGIMVPIAEEIVFRGAIQRVLQNALGERNRWIAIVIPALIFGVIHLNLAQGLHAFVIGLLLGWLYSRTNSILPGLVLHWVNNSVAYLMFNLMPQMNDGKLIDFFHGNNRMMYGGLFFSLCIFVPALFQLWKETDKGKK
- a CDS encoding bifunctional riboflavin kinase/FAD synthetase, translated to MNTIYIKQGEEYELGGQVTTIGFFDGVHRGHQFLIRRVIDEAERVGMASAVITFDQHPRQVLQTDYQPELLSTLDEKLLLLSKTHIDNAFVLHFDAALASLSAYDFMQEVLCKQLNVKKLVIGYDNRFGHNRSERFEDYVQYGKALGIEVIGADAFLPDDEKVSSSIIRNYLREGEIEAANRLLGYHYSIESRIVTGYQNGRKMGFPTANLDVNDCHQLLPAPGVYAVMVRLKDSVGWKRGMMNIGRRPTFDGTTLSVEVNLFNFTGNLYGQEVIVSFVSKIRDEHKFDSLEALSEQLKQDKDHINRLFDEAYKIEENIINKQ
- a CDS encoding phage integrase SAM-like domain-containing protein; this translates as MLTIKAEIQRDKLRQDGSYNVRIRFTKDRKVKRISTSLFATKSDLTDRFTIKEDSLIKQEADILILHYRKMFNEMHLETEPLDVNEIVERLNSRDKSDKPVDFILFAKEWIANSTLKGAVNYTSALNSLIRFNKSEKLYTHQITSDFLQEFMAFLLNESKERAEQLKKKGKRVPSTRSTSLYLMGIRRLFKEAVKQYNKPDQGLIRIKNTPFAYFQIPKQQATRKRAITAELIRKIEQLPYQTVYKGIHHTNRFNLAKDCFILSFCMIGINSVDLFNATEYDGNTLTYYRTKTRDRRMDKAKMIVTVPKILHPLFEKYKDTTGKRIFNFYQNYVNEKAFNKAINKGLKEIGSILKIEDLEYYAARHSWATIALNKVGVSKYVVHEALNHIDESMRVTDIYIERDFSNENKANAKVVKYVFGK